A single window of Pungitius pungitius chromosome 20, fPunPun2.1, whole genome shotgun sequence DNA harbors:
- the aig1 gene encoding androgen-induced gene 1 protein, with protein MALIPSQVLRVAILLSYFSILCHYKALDMPAHHTYGGSWKFLTFIDLVIQAVFFGLCVLIDVSCLLTKGGDSREQERQLRKLIGLRDWMMAVLAFPIGAFVVFTFWSLYLFDRELVYPRLLDNFIPQWLNHGMHTTVLPFIIIEMRTTNHRYPSRSWGLAAVCFFGAGYVLWTCWVHQVTGVWVYPVLERFTPLARGVFFSAMMAVICVIYTLGDILNSYIWDQQHTAKVKGE; from the exons ATGGCGCTGATCCCCTCGCAGGTGCTGCGGGTCGCCATCCTGCTGTCCTACTTCTCCATCCTCTGCCACTACAAGGCGCTGGACATGCCGGCGCACCACACCTACGGGGGCAGCTGGAAGTTCCTGACCTTCATCGACCTG gtgatcCAGGCGGTGTTCTTCGGGCTGTGCGTCCTCATCGACGTCTCCTGCCTGCTGACCAAAGGGGGCGACAGCAGGGAGCAGGAGCGCCAGCTGAGGAAGCTGATTGGCCTGCGGGACTGGATGATGGCCGTGCTGGCCTTCCCCATCGGAGCg tTTGTGGTGTTCACCTTCTGGAGCCTCTACCTGTTCGACAGAGAGCTGGTTTACCCCCGGCTGCTGGACAACTTCATCCCTCAGTGGCTGAACCACGGCATG cACACCACCGTTCTGCCCTTCATCATCATCGAGATGCGGACCACCAACCACCGGTACCCCAGCAGGTCGTGGGGTCTGGCGGCCGTGTGCTTCTTCGGCGCGGGATACGTCCTCTG gacgtGCTGGGTGCACCAGGTGACGGGGGTGTGGGTGTACCCGGTGCTGGAGCGCTTCACCCCGCTGGCCCGAGGCGTCTTCTTCAGCGCCATGATGGCGGTGATTTGTGTGATCTACACACTGGGAGACATCCTCAACAGCTACATCTGGGACCAgcaacacacag caaaggtcaaaggtgagtgA
- the adat2 gene encoding tRNA-specific adenosine deaminase 2 — protein MGTEEDRKAGLEESFYPSEEDIEKWMSCAFDMARDALQNREVPVGCLMVYGDQVVGKGRNEVNETKNATRHAEMVALDQLLDWCRRGNLEVSGVCERTALYVTVEPCIMCAAALRLLHIPVVAYGCRNERFGGCGSVLDVSSAHLPETGTTFKCVPGHRAEEAVEMLKTFYKQENPNAPKPKARKD, from the exons ATGGGAACAGAGGAGGACCGTAAAGCGGGTTTGGAGGAGAGTTTTTATCCGAGTGAGGAGGACATTGAGAAGTGGATGTCCTGCGCCTTTGACATG GCCAGAGACGCTCTGCAGAACAGGGAGGTGCCGGTCGGGTGTCTGATGGTCTACGGCGACCAAGTCGTGGGAAAAGGCCGCAATGAAGTCAACGAGACCAAAAAC gccACCCGACACGCAGAGATGGTGGCCCTGGACCAGCTCCTGGACTGGTGTCGCCGCGGCAACCTGGAAGTGAGCGGTGTGTGCGAGCGAACGGCGCTGTACGTCACGGTGGAGCCGTGCATCATGTGCGCCGCGGCCCTGCGCCTGCTCC ACATTCCGGTGGTGGCGTACGGCTGCAGGAACGAGCGGTTCGGCGGCTGCGGCTCGGTTCTGGACGTCTCGTCTGCACATTTACCCGAGACCGGCACCACGTTCAAG tgtgttccAGGTCACAGGGCAGAAGAAGCTGTGGAGATGCTGAAGACTTTCTACAAACAGGAGAATCCAAATG CCCCGAAACCCAAAGCGAGGAAGGACTGA
- the pex3 gene encoding peroxisomal biogenesis factor 3, with amino-acid sequence MFSSVWNFVKRHKKKFIFTGAVVGGVYFLGKYAQKRLSEFQEKEAAEYLAQARRQFHFESNQRTCNMTVLSMLPPLKEAIVNQLNSESLTALLKAKPANKLEIWEDLKIISFTRTIVAVYSTCLLVVLLRVQLNIIGGYLYLDNSVGKNTATPLAPPDVQQQYLSSIQHLLGDGLTALMTAVKKAVQSSLGDVPLKQSLSLLELEQQLSWIRAEVEAGSMSRYMLADDENALADQACGLTEDDTVTIRLLNETRDMLDSPDFSTVLNVSLNRGFSGLLDNLAEFFRPPPGDSAPGFAPDSLSAVSLPVAKIIPIVNGQINYICSETPSHFVQDLLTNDQVKEFAANVYETFSTPQDLQK; translated from the exons ATGTTTTCATCCGTCTGGAATTTTGTGAAACGTCACAAAAAGAAGTTTATTTTCACGGGAGCTGTAGTTGGAG GCGTGTACTTCCTGGGTAAATATGCCCAGAAGAGGCTCAGTGAGTTCCAGGAGAAGGAGGCGGCCGAGTACCTCGCTCAGGCCCGGCGCCAGTTCCACTTCGAGAGCAACCAGAGGACCTGCAACATGACCG tgctGTCCATGCTGCCGCCGCTAAAGGAAGCCATCGTCAATCAGCTGAACTCCGAGAGCCTCACCGCGCTGCTCAAGGCCAA ACCAGCCAACAAGCTGGAAATCTGGGAAGATTTAAAGATCATCA GTTTCACCCGCACCATCGTGGCGGTGTACAGCACCTGcctgctggtggtgctgctgagGGTGCAGTTGAACATCATCGGGGGTTACCTGTACCTGGACAACTCCGTGGGCAAGAACACAGCG ACTCCTCTGGCTCCTCCGGACGTCCAGCAGCAGTACCTGTCCAGCATCCAACATCTGCTGGGAGACG gtCTGACGGCGCTGATGACCGCGGTGAAGAAAGCGGTGCAGAGCTCTCTGGGAGA CGTCCCTCTGAAGCAGAGCCTGtctctgctggagctggagcagcagctcagCTGGATCCGGGCGGAGGTGGAGGCCGGCTCCATGTCCCGCTACATGCTGGCCGACGACGAGAACGCACTCGCCGACCAG GCGTGCGGTTTGACGGAGGACGACACTGTGACCATCAGACTGCTGAACGAGACCCGAGACATGTTGGacag TCCAGACTTCTCCACCGTCCTCAACGTCAGTCTCAACCGGGGCTTCTCGGGTCTCCTCGACAACTTGGCCGAGTTCTTCCGCCCTCCTCCCGGTGACTCCGCCCCCGGCTTTGCACCTGATAG TCTGTCTGCCGTCAGCCTGCCGGTGGCCAAGATCATCCCCATTGTCAACGGTCAGATCAACTACATCTGCAGCGAGACTCCCAGCCACTTCGTCCAG GACCTGCTGACCAACGaccaggtgaaggagttcgCCGCCAACGTTTACGAGACGTTCAGCACCCCGCAGGACCTGCAGAAGTGA